Proteins encoded together in one Streptomyces sp. B1I3 window:
- a CDS encoding SRPBCC family protein has translation MAQVEATTERIIAADAETVFDALADYKEVRGKVLTGHFSEYEVREGGDGEGTLVHWKLQATSKRVRDCLLEVHEPTDGQLVEKDRNSSMVTTWTVTPAGEGRSRAVVSTVWNGAGGIGGFFEKTFAPKGLGRIYDELLQNLATEIEK, from the coding sequence ATGGCGCAGGTCGAGGCCACGACGGAGCGGATCATCGCGGCGGACGCAGAGACGGTGTTCGATGCGCTGGCCGACTACAAGGAGGTCCGGGGCAAGGTGCTGACCGGTCACTTCAGCGAGTACGAGGTGCGCGAGGGCGGAGACGGCGAGGGAACCCTCGTGCACTGGAAGCTCCAAGCCACCAGCAAGCGGGTCCGCGACTGCCTGCTGGAGGTCCATGAGCCGACGGACGGGCAGCTCGTGGAGAAGGACCGCAACTCCTCGATGGTCACCACCTGGACCGTCACCCCGGCCGGCGAGGGCAGGTCCCGGGCCGTCGTGTCGACCGTCTGGAACGGGGCGGGCGGCATCGGCGGGTTCTTCGAGAAGACCTTCGCGCCCAAGGGGCTCGGCCGGATCTACGACGAACTGCTGCAGAACCTCGCCACCGAGATCGAGAAGTAA